One Sphaerisporangium krabiense DNA segment encodes these proteins:
- a CDS encoding AAA family ATPase: protein MTRPPGEMPHFVRELCATLPVHAQYILHGNIRDRFLITPAGARSPVLIPIIPTLCEALYAHGYECVIVFDPIDRLLTVPPFGGGPEATRKAAEDLLPSAKWDRRHTLAELEAVLTAVTGRGARRRAAFVMDYASRITGAPAHPQREEQQFFRFAEKLSQTAEPLTGPPGRPGRLFNPVIWLVDGERDLPAGMVMGNERVRSIGVPLPDLELRLRAAALEASLLGLSADDREAGEVVRHYAEQTDGMTLRAMQEVRTLTKDRGADYTGLADAIRVYKFGVENNPWHGDHLRDMIRQGEQEIVHRVMGQEQAVTKTLDILKRAVLGLSGAQATSSATRPRGTLFFAGPTGVGKTELAKAIAALLFGTRSEPLRFDMSEFSAEQAADRLIGAPPGYVGYEAGGELTGAVRRNPFRVILFDEIEKAHPRILDKFLQILEDGRLTDGQGVTTYFSECVLVFTSNLGIMVPDPDAPAGRHKVRNASPEDDYPTLTVKVLEAVKRHFLEELGRPELLNRFGDNIVVFRYIDQDTAGKIFELQLGNIVRRVLDTQHITVTIDGAVRDHLRARCTGPETLENGGRGVGTVLESRFVNPLARALFDGDARAGSAVHVAGIREHAGTVSLELR from the coding sequence GTGACCCGCCCGCCCGGCGAGATGCCGCACTTCGTCAGGGAGCTGTGCGCCACCCTGCCGGTGCACGCGCAGTACATCCTGCACGGCAACATCCGCGACCGGTTCCTCATCACGCCCGCGGGCGCCCGCTCACCGGTGCTGATCCCGATCATCCCCACCCTGTGCGAGGCCCTGTACGCCCACGGCTACGAGTGCGTGATCGTCTTCGACCCCATCGACCGCCTGCTGACCGTCCCGCCGTTCGGCGGCGGCCCCGAGGCGACCAGGAAGGCGGCCGAGGACCTGCTGCCCTCGGCGAAATGGGACCGCCGCCACACCCTGGCCGAGCTGGAGGCGGTGCTCACCGCGGTCACGGGCCGCGGCGCGCGGCGCAGGGCGGCCTTCGTGATGGACTACGCCTCCCGCATCACCGGCGCCCCCGCGCACCCGCAGCGCGAGGAGCAGCAGTTCTTCCGGTTCGCCGAGAAGCTGTCGCAGACGGCGGAGCCGCTCACCGGCCCGCCCGGCCGCCCCGGCCGGCTCTTCAACCCCGTGATCTGGCTGGTCGACGGCGAGCGGGACCTGCCCGCCGGCATGGTGATGGGCAACGAGCGGGTCCGCTCCATCGGCGTCCCGCTGCCCGACCTGGAGCTGCGGCTGCGCGCCGCCGCGCTGGAGGCGTCCCTGCTCGGCCTGTCCGCCGACGACCGCGAGGCCGGGGAGGTGGTCAGGCACTACGCCGAGCAGACCGACGGCATGACGCTGCGGGCCATGCAGGAGGTGCGCACGCTCACCAAGGACCGCGGCGCCGACTACACCGGGCTCGCCGACGCCATCCGCGTGTACAAGTTCGGCGTCGAGAACAACCCCTGGCACGGCGACCACCTGCGCGACATGATCAGGCAAGGAGAGCAGGAGATCGTCCACCGGGTCATGGGACAGGAGCAGGCGGTCACCAAGACGCTCGACATCCTCAAGCGGGCGGTGCTCGGCCTGTCCGGCGCGCAGGCCACCTCCTCGGCCACCCGCCCGCGCGGCACGCTGTTCTTCGCCGGCCCGACCGGCGTCGGCAAGACCGAGCTGGCCAAGGCGATCGCCGCGCTGCTGTTCGGCACCCGCTCGGAGCCGCTGCGGTTCGACATGAGCGAGTTCTCCGCCGAGCAGGCCGCCGACCGGCTCATCGGCGCGCCGCCGGGCTACGTCGGCTACGAGGCGGGCGGCGAGCTCACCGGCGCCGTGCGCCGCAACCCCTTCCGCGTCATCCTGTTCGACGAGATCGAGAAGGCCCACCCGCGCATCCTGGACAAGTTCCTGCAGATCCTGGAGGACGGCCGTCTGACCGACGGGCAGGGGGTGACCACGTACTTCTCCGAGTGCGTGCTCGTGTTCACCTCCAACCTCGGCATCATGGTCCCCGACCCCGACGCCCCCGCCGGCCGGCACAAGGTCAGGAACGCCTCGCCGGAGGACGACTACCCCACGCTCACCGTCAAGGTGCTGGAAGCCGTCAAGCGGCACTTCCTGGAGGAGCTCGGGCGGCCGGAACTGCTGAACAGGTTCGGGGACAACATCGTGGTGTTCCGGTACATCGACCAGGACACCGCCGGCAAGATCTTCGAGCTGCAGCTCGGCAACATCGTCCGGCGCGTGCTCGACACCCAGCACATCACGGTCACCATCGACGGGGCGGTGCGCGACCACCTGCGGGCCCGCTGCACCGGCCCCGAGACGCTGGAGAACGGCGGGCGCGGCGTCGGGACCGTGCTGGAGTCCCGCTTCGTCAACCCTCTCGCCCGCGCCCTGTTCGACGGGGACGCCCGCGCGGGCTCGGCCGTCCACGTCGCCGGCATCCGTGAGCATGCCGGGACCGTCTCCCTGGAGCTGCGATGA
- a CDS encoding alpha/beta fold hydrolase translates to MGDLRFALVNGVRLAYRTEGDPAAPPLVLLPGRGYDHTDWDGVIGPLAESFRVHALSLRGHGRSDRPGRYALTSMRDDVVGLLDVLGLERASLAGHSLGGFVAYLVAQEYPDRVERLVLEDVPLPVPAGVAVPPRPEEPPDFDWAMVEQTTRQRNDPDPAWLEGLAKITAPTLVLAGGPSSHLPQEQVAELAARVPGAELVTIDAGHEIHGTRPAEFLTAVTAFLRR, encoded by the coding sequence ATGGGGGATCTTCGGTTCGCGCTCGTCAACGGGGTCAGGCTCGCGTATCGGACGGAGGGTGATCCGGCGGCGCCTCCGCTGGTGCTGCTGCCGGGCCGGGGATACGACCACACCGACTGGGACGGGGTGATCGGCCCCCTGGCGGAGTCCTTCCGGGTGCACGCGCTGAGCCTGCGCGGACACGGCCGCAGCGACCGGCCCGGCAGGTACGCGCTGACCTCGATGCGCGACGACGTGGTGGGCCTGCTCGACGTTCTCGGCCTGGAGCGGGCGTCGCTGGCAGGGCATTCGCTCGGCGGGTTCGTCGCCTACCTGGTCGCGCAGGAGTACCCGGACCGGGTCGAGCGCCTGGTCCTGGAGGACGTGCCGCTGCCCGTCCCGGCCGGCGTGGCGGTCCCGCCGCGTCCGGAGGAGCCGCCGGACTTCGACTGGGCCATGGTCGAGCAGACGACCCGGCAGCGCAACGACCCCGACCCGGCCTGGCTGGAAGGGCTGGCGAAGATCACCGCGCCGACGCTCGTGCTCGCGGGCGGCCCGTCGAGCCACCTGCCGCAGGAGCAGGTCGCCGAGCTCGCCGCCCGCGTCCCCGGCGCCGAGCTGGTCACGATCGACGCGGGGCACGAGATCCACGGCACCCGTCCGGCGGAGTTCCTCACCGCCGTCACGGCCTTCCTCCGCCGCTGA
- a CDS encoding helix-turn-helix domain-containing protein, which produces MIDPDRIKTSKELSQQLRALFKEGRWSHRRLAEAAGLSPATVHAIVSGATELPRTGTLVAFVTACGQRKEPWVAARRRVADVTATNPTREQLRRQLDQLRVRAERAEAELEAVLRDRIELCPGGPPVSGGGRP; this is translated from the coding sequence GTGATCGACCCCGACCGCATCAAGACGTCGAAAGAGCTGTCCCAGCAGTTACGCGCGCTGTTCAAGGAGGGACGCTGGAGCCATCGCCGCCTGGCCGAGGCCGCCGGGCTCAGCCCGGCCACCGTGCACGCCATCGTCAGCGGGGCGACCGAGCTGCCCCGTACCGGCACCCTGGTCGCGTTCGTGACCGCGTGCGGCCAGCGGAAGGAGCCGTGGGTCGCGGCGCGCCGCCGCGTGGCCGACGTCACGGCGACGAACCCGACGCGTGAGCAGCTCAGGCGCCAGCTGGACCAGCTTCGGGTCCGCGCCGAACGCGCCGAGGCCGAGCTGGAGGCCGTGCTGCGGGACAGGATCGAGCTCTGCCCCGGCGGCCCGCCCGTCAGCGGCGGAGGAAGGCCGTGA
- a CDS encoding AfsR/SARP family transcriptional regulator: MEVRLLGPVELWTDAGPLDAGPPRQRAVLAALALDAGRPVLADVLIDRVWGEAAPPRARQALHSYITRIRRALADPDAGTAPRLPFRSGGYVLECDRDRVDVHRFRALAGGPPERRADRLRQALDLWRGTPLADVAGPWAARVREGLHREHVDAVLAWAETELHAGNAAVTVPALSDLADQHPLCEPVTALLMRALHAVGRGADALHRYAAIAQRLAEELGADPAPQLQAVHRAILRGEMDHRPAPEPPAPAAASAAVPALLPPDAYGFIGRRAQLDHLDAVLTRAADQPTATAVALVTGPAGVGKTALAVHWAHRVRDRFPDGQLAIDLRGFAPGGPAVTPAEAVRRFLDALNVPRRRVPAALDAQLDLYRTELARRRVLVLLDNARDEAQVRPLLPGGPGSAVVLTSRHRLPGLVAAHGAEPVIVDLLSAPESRDLLTRRVGANRAGAEPGAVDRIVRRCARLPLALSIVAARAAHLPDFPLSVFADELDGLDAGLDPLSGEDAVTDVRAVFSSSYRALDPEAAGLFRLLGVWPGPELTVAAAASLTALPRDRARRLVATLAQAHLLTEHAAGRYAMHDLLAAYATELARRHLSAEERQAARCRVLDHYLHTAYAAAAVLNPHREQVPIGPPEPGSVAEEITGIDAAFAWFTAAYPALAAAVGRAAAAGLDGRVVPLARAVEIFLHRRGRWPEQLDVQRAGLGAAQRLGDLGAQSRAHMALGLVHTALGDYDEATDDYERAVAFFARSGDGMGQVNAHRGMSWLCERAGRPADALNHALRAVEVAQAYEFDDGQAEALNQVGWCAAMMGDHERAVAYCERALELNQRIGNVSGESNAWDSIGYAFHHLGRHAEAVPRFERALALTRRLGARLDEAEVLDHLGDAYAALNRSTEARAAWRQALAILDEWADPDAARVRAKL; encoded by the coding sequence TTGGAAGTACGACTGCTCGGGCCGGTGGAACTCTGGACGGACGCAGGGCCGCTGGACGCCGGGCCGCCACGCCAGCGCGCGGTGCTGGCCGCCCTGGCGCTGGACGCCGGCCGGCCGGTGCTCGCCGACGTCCTCATCGACCGGGTCTGGGGCGAGGCGGCGCCACCACGGGCCCGGCAGGCGCTGCACTCGTACATCACCCGGATCCGCCGGGCCCTGGCCGATCCGGACGCCGGCACCGCGCCCAGGCTGCCCTTCCGTTCCGGCGGGTACGTGCTCGAATGCGACCGCGACCGGGTCGACGTGCACCGCTTCCGCGCGCTGGCCGGCGGCCCGCCCGAGCGCCGCGCGGATCGATTACGGCAGGCCCTGGACCTGTGGCGCGGAACGCCCCTGGCGGACGTGGCAGGTCCGTGGGCGGCCCGGGTCCGCGAGGGACTGCACCGCGAACACGTCGACGCCGTGCTCGCCTGGGCCGAGACGGAACTGCACGCGGGCAACGCGGCGGTGACCGTACCGGCGCTGAGCGACCTGGCCGACCAGCACCCGCTGTGCGAGCCCGTCACCGCGCTGCTCATGCGGGCCCTGCACGCCGTCGGGCGCGGCGCCGACGCTCTGCACCGGTACGCCGCGATCGCCCAGCGGCTCGCCGAGGAACTGGGCGCCGACCCGGCCCCCCAACTCCAGGCGGTTCACCGGGCGATCCTGCGCGGCGAGATGGACCACCGGCCCGCGCCGGAGCCGCCCGCGCCGGCCGCCGCTTCGGCCGCCGTGCCGGCCCTGCTGCCCCCGGACGCCTACGGGTTCATCGGCCGGCGGGCGCAGCTCGACCACCTTGACGCGGTGCTGACCAGGGCCGCCGATCAGCCGACGGCGACGGCAGTGGCGCTGGTCACCGGCCCGGCCGGGGTGGGCAAGACCGCCCTGGCGGTCCACTGGGCACATCGGGTGCGCGACCGGTTCCCCGACGGGCAGCTCGCGATCGACCTGCGCGGTTTCGCGCCGGGCGGACCGGCGGTCACGCCCGCCGAGGCGGTGCGCCGCTTCCTCGACGCGCTGAACGTCCCGCGGCGCCGCGTCCCTGCCGCCCTCGATGCCCAGCTCGACCTGTACCGCACCGAACTGGCGCGCCGGCGCGTCCTGGTGCTGCTGGACAACGCGCGCGACGAGGCGCAGGTGCGCCCGCTGCTGCCTGGCGGCCCCGGTTCGGCGGTCGTCCTGACCAGCCGCCACCGGCTGCCCGGACTGGTCGCCGCGCACGGCGCCGAGCCGGTCATCGTGGACCTGCTCAGCGCGCCGGAGAGCCGCGACCTGCTCACCCGCCGCGTGGGCGCGAACCGCGCCGGCGCCGAGCCGGGCGCGGTCGACCGGATCGTGCGGCGGTGCGCCCGCCTGCCGCTCGCCCTGTCGATCGTGGCGGCCCGGGCGGCGCACCTTCCCGACTTCCCGCTGTCGGTGTTCGCCGATGAGCTGGACGGGCTGGACGCCGGACTGGACCCGCTGTCCGGTGAGGACGCCGTCACGGACGTGCGGGCGGTCTTCTCCTCCTCGTACCGGGCCCTGGACCCCGAGGCGGCCGGGCTGTTCCGCCTGCTCGGCGTGTGGCCCGGGCCGGAGCTGACCGTCGCGGCGGCGGCGAGCCTCACGGCGTTGCCGCGGGACCGGGCCAGGCGCCTGGTCGCCACGCTCGCCCAGGCCCACCTGCTGACCGAGCACGCCGCCGGGCGGTACGCGATGCACGACCTGCTCGCCGCGTACGCCACCGAACTGGCGCGGCGCCACCTGTCCGCCGAGGAGCGGCAGGCGGCGCGGTGCCGCGTGCTGGACCATTACCTGCACACCGCGTACGCCGCCGCGGCCGTGCTCAACCCGCACCGCGAGCAGGTCCCCATCGGACCCCCCGAGCCGGGCAGCGTGGCGGAGGAGATCACGGGGATCGACGCCGCGTTCGCCTGGTTCACCGCCGCCTACCCCGCGCTCGCCGCCGCGGTGGGCCGGGCGGCCGCGGCGGGCCTGGACGGCCGCGTCGTCCCCCTGGCCCGGGCCGTGGAGATCTTCCTGCACCGTCGCGGACGCTGGCCCGAGCAGCTCGACGTGCAGCGTGCCGGATTGGGGGCCGCGCAGCGCCTCGGCGACCTCGGCGCGCAGAGCCGCGCCCACATGGCGCTCGGCCTCGTCCACACGGCGCTGGGCGACTACGACGAGGCGACGGACGACTACGAGCGGGCGGTGGCCTTCTTCGCCCGGTCGGGCGACGGCATGGGCCAGGTCAACGCCCATCGCGGCATGTCGTGGCTCTGCGAACGCGCCGGCCGGCCGGCCGACGCGCTGAACCACGCCCTCCGGGCGGTGGAGGTGGCGCAGGCGTACGAATTCGACGACGGCCAGGCCGAGGCGCTGAACCAGGTCGGCTGGTGCGCGGCCATGATGGGCGACCACGAGCGGGCCGTGGCGTACTGCGAGCGGGCGCTGGAGCTCAACCAGCGCATCGGGAACGTCTCGGGCGAGTCGAACGCCTGGGACAGCATCGGCTACGCCTTTCACCACCTGGGCCGGCACGCCGAAGCGGTGCCGCGCTTCGAGCGGGCGCTCGCGCTGACCCGCCGGCTGGGCGCCCGGCTGGACGAGGCCGAGGTCCTCGACCACCTCGGCGACGCGTACGCGGCACTCAACCGGTCCACGGAGGCGCGGGCCGCCTGGCGGCAGGCGCTGGCGATCCTCGACGAGTGGGCGGACCCGGACGCGGCCCGGGTGCGCGCCAAGCTGTAG
- a CDS encoding FHA domain-containing protein: MTRKCPYCDYTTEDASAFTCPHDHSPLAEVRVAALRLSFQDGTVVEVGPGEEVRLGRDPEWSGHAGWLGAFARVSRRHATVGLRGNGTAYVVAEDDTRNDTYVDGAAVRKGLSTTLGDGCTLRLSTQLSARVSLPEEAR, from the coding sequence ATGACCAGGAAATGCCCGTACTGCGACTACACCACCGAGGACGCCTCGGCCTTCACCTGCCCCCACGACCATTCCCCGCTCGCCGAGGTCAGGGTGGCCGCGCTGCGGCTGTCCTTCCAGGACGGCACGGTCGTCGAGGTCGGCCCGGGCGAGGAGGTCAGGCTCGGCCGCGACCCGGAATGGTCCGGGCACGCCGGCTGGCTCGGCGCCTTCGCCCGCGTCTCGCGCCGGCACGCCACGGTCGGCCTGCGCGGCAACGGCACGGCGTACGTCGTCGCCGAGGACGACACCCGCAACGACACCTACGTGGACGGCGCCGCGGTCCGCAAGGGCCTGTCCACCACGCTCGGGGACGGCTGCACGCTGCGCCTGTCCACCCAGCTCTCCGCGCGGGTCTCGTTACCGGAGGAGGCGCGGTGA
- a CDS encoding CHAT domain-containing protein yields the protein MNDRIPQGDLLLAVRYLRDGGTPAELDEVIARYEALTTAGGLGEEATAAAHTILGLMLMLRVVRLPEGGAATLDMRTLFAFPPTIADVSDPRTRADLARAREGLARGVNAGDALPQHVRDMAAVAMTSASLLEATQAGPDIPAVSGLLEQALDRVSPGAPGHQELSALLAWARASMRITGGEGPADAVEEAREALEPLGDDHMLGPMVLTDLVLSATGGPGAATPDGLARMNDVMKSAWTRMEPFEHHPMWALSLRRAAGAALTAAAACGDPSEATEALRMAERALDLPDGSAYDRFVAGMARVTTAFGDGAQESHDAAVADFARMAGELLEESELSPVVLAMLAMTLSVDWMRRGGVENTEAAGAYLLLARERMRDQLASGAQGNHDLLVIHALSGLLRVLHGDWSDTGGDLDTALADIAEAVERLPREHVMWPHLVMALGFARVMRGNLSSDMAEVRAGAELLAQAAEDRDDAPPAARGAMLGTGGLGRVLVGTMDGDDAQTEEGLRMLRAAADGPRSVLGERLHLRAGLGGALLALYGYGGGAHRLEEAVQAFTRARELLAEDPFSPAAGQLLTDLARALRLRDGRAGPGPAVEAGLAALEALERDVLLQTEVRYGLIVARGSAGLAREVASWCLEADDPRRAVTALERGRGLVLNAATAAAGVPELLAAAGQEELGRQWRHSEGGFQVVPWQPHGARAQNELFDRLVASTGAQVPSDLRHRVLAALDAAGRRPLPPPSVAEIAEAVRAAGMDALAYLVPAGDAPVGHILVVRDDGSLLDLVPGETAGPAPEVGASPHPDALARVCDWAGEVIAPLLRAARAWAPDRPPRIVLVPMDSLGAIPWHAARRDGRYACQDAVISFAASGRQLADALRRPPRPYDANPVLVADPTLTLSLARPEIAALRAAFYTTARLYGPDLPGASGEGRPGEVLDHLPSRDGLGASLLHLACHASTGAGPESSHLKLAPAPPQDAGDDAPDHEPLPASRVLRRALGRPPDAPGGLVVLSACETDRTPGAYDEALTLATAFLAAGAATVVGSRWEVGDLRSAGLMFMFHHHLAAAAPADALRAAQLWMLDPDRPYPDTMPPELREELRHSSLDLARPDAWAAFTHQGR from the coding sequence GTGAACGACCGGATCCCGCAGGGGGACCTGCTGCTCGCCGTCCGCTACCTGAGGGACGGCGGCACGCCCGCCGAGCTGGACGAGGTGATCGCCCGGTACGAGGCGCTGACCACGGCGGGCGGCCTCGGTGAGGAGGCCACGGCGGCGGCCCACACGATCCTCGGGCTGATGCTCATGCTGCGGGTGGTCCGCCTGCCCGAGGGCGGCGCCGCCACCCTCGACATGCGCACGCTGTTCGCGTTCCCGCCCACGATCGCCGACGTCTCCGACCCGCGCACCCGCGCCGACCTCGCCCGCGCGCGGGAGGGCCTGGCCCGCGGCGTGAACGCCGGCGACGCGCTGCCCCAGCACGTGCGCGACATGGCCGCCGTCGCGATGACCTCGGCGTCGCTGCTGGAGGCGACGCAGGCCGGCCCCGACATCCCCGCGGTCAGCGGCCTGCTGGAGCAGGCCCTGGACCGCGTCTCGCCCGGCGCCCCCGGCCACCAGGAGCTTTCCGCCCTGCTCGCCTGGGCCCGGGCGAGCATGAGGATCACGGGCGGGGAGGGCCCCGCGGACGCGGTGGAGGAGGCGCGGGAGGCGCTCGAGCCGCTCGGCGACGACCACATGCTGGGCCCGATGGTCCTCACCGACCTGGTGCTGAGCGCCACCGGCGGCCCCGGCGCCGCCACACCCGACGGCCTCGCCCGGATGAACGACGTCATGAAGAGCGCCTGGACGCGCATGGAGCCGTTCGAGCACCACCCGATGTGGGCGCTGTCCCTGCGCAGGGCGGCGGGCGCGGCGCTCACCGCGGCGGCGGCCTGCGGCGACCCGTCCGAGGCCACCGAGGCGCTGCGCATGGCCGAACGCGCCCTCGACCTGCCCGACGGCTCCGCCTATGACCGCTTCGTCGCCGGCATGGCGCGGGTCACCACGGCCTTCGGCGACGGCGCCCAGGAGTCGCACGACGCGGCCGTCGCCGACTTCGCGCGGATGGCCGGCGAGCTGCTGGAGGAGTCGGAGCTGTCCCCCGTCGTGCTGGCGATGCTCGCCATGACGCTCAGCGTCGACTGGATGCGCAGGGGCGGCGTGGAGAACACCGAGGCGGCGGGCGCGTACCTGCTGCTCGCCCGGGAACGCATGCGCGACCAGCTCGCCTCCGGCGCGCAGGGCAACCACGACCTCCTGGTCATCCACGCCCTGTCCGGTCTGCTGCGCGTCCTGCACGGGGACTGGAGCGACACCGGAGGGGACCTGGACACCGCGCTGGCCGACATCGCCGAGGCCGTCGAAAGGCTGCCCCGGGAGCACGTCATGTGGCCGCACCTCGTGATGGCGCTCGGGTTCGCCCGGGTGATGCGCGGCAACCTGTCGTCCGACATGGCCGAGGTCCGCGCGGGCGCGGAGCTGCTCGCCCAGGCGGCCGAGGACCGCGACGACGCGCCGCCCGCCGCGCGGGGCGCCATGCTCGGCACCGGGGGCCTCGGACGGGTGCTCGTCGGGACCATGGACGGCGACGACGCCCAGACCGAGGAGGGGCTGCGGATGCTGAGGGCGGCCGCGGACGGGCCGCGCTCCGTCCTCGGCGAGCGGCTGCACCTGCGGGCCGGCCTCGGCGGCGCGCTGCTCGCCCTGTACGGGTACGGCGGCGGCGCGCACCGGTTGGAGGAGGCGGTCCAGGCGTTCACCCGGGCGCGGGAACTGCTCGCGGAGGACCCGTTCAGCCCGGCCGCGGGCCAGTTGCTGACCGACCTCGCGCGGGCGCTGCGCCTGCGCGACGGCCGCGCCGGCCCCGGGCCCGCCGTCGAGGCGGGCCTGGCCGCGCTGGAGGCGCTGGAGAGGGACGTGCTGCTGCAGACCGAGGTGCGGTACGGCCTGATCGTGGCGCGCGGCAGCGCCGGACTGGCCCGCGAGGTCGCCTCCTGGTGCCTGGAGGCCGACGACCCACGCCGTGCCGTCACCGCGCTCGAACGCGGGCGCGGCCTCGTGCTCAACGCCGCCACGGCCGCCGCCGGCGTCCCCGAGCTGCTCGCCGCGGCGGGCCAGGAGGAGCTGGGCCGCCAGTGGCGGCACTCTGAAGGAGGCTTCCAGGTCGTGCCCTGGCAGCCGCACGGCGCGCGTGCGCAGAACGAACTCTTCGACCGGCTCGTGGCGAGCACGGGCGCGCAGGTGCCGAGCGACCTGCGCCACCGCGTCCTGGCGGCGCTCGACGCGGCCGGACGCCGTCCGCTGCCCCCTCCGTCGGTGGCCGAGATCGCCGAGGCCGTGCGGGCGGCGGGCATGGACGCGCTGGCCTACCTGGTGCCCGCCGGAGACGCGCCGGTCGGGCACATCCTGGTCGTGCGCGACGACGGCTCGCTGCTGGACCTCGTCCCCGGCGAAACGGCGGGCCCGGCCCCCGAGGTGGGCGCCTCCCCCCACCCGGACGCCCTGGCACGGGTCTGCGACTGGGCCGGAGAGGTGATCGCCCCGCTGCTGCGCGCGGCCCGCGCCTGGGCGCCGGACCGGCCGCCGCGGATCGTCCTGGTGCCGATGGACTCGCTGGGCGCGATCCCCTGGCACGCGGCGCGCCGCGACGGCCGGTACGCCTGCCAGGACGCGGTGATCTCGTTCGCCGCGTCCGGGCGCCAGCTCGCCGACGCCCTGCGCAGGCCGCCGCGTCCCTACGACGCCAACCCGGTGCTGGTCGCCGACCCGACCCTGACGCTGAGCCTCGCCCGTCCCGAGATCGCCGCGTTGCGCGCGGCCTTCTACACGACGGCCCGGCTCTACGGCCCGGACCTTCCCGGCGCCTCCGGCGAGGGGCGGCCGGGCGAAGTGCTCGACCACCTGCCCTCCCGCGACGGCCTCGGCGCGTCGCTGCTGCACCTCGCCTGCCACGCCTCTACGGGAGCGGGCCCGGAGTCCTCGCACCTGAAGCTGGCGCCCGCGCCGCCGCAGGACGCCGGCGACGACGCGCCCGACCACGAGCCGCTACCGGCGTCCCGCGTGCTGCGCCGGGCGCTCGGCCGCCCGCCGGACGCGCCCGGGGGGCTGGTGGTGCTCTCGGCCTGCGAGACCGACAGGACGCCCGGCGCGTACGACGAGGCGCTGACGCTGGCGACCGCGTTCCTGGCGGCGGGCGCGGCGACGGTGGTCGGGAGCCGGTGGGAGGTCGGCGACCTGCGCAGCGCGGGCCTGATGTTCATGTTCCACCACCACCTCGCCGCCGCCGCGCCGGCCGACGCGCTGCGGGCCGCCCAGCTCTGGATGCTCGACCCGGACCGCCCGTACCCGGACACCATGCCTCCCGAGCTGCGCGAGGAGCTGCGGCACTCCTCCCTCGACCTGGCGCGCCCGGACGCCTGGGCGGCGTTCACCCACCAAGGAAGGTAG
- a CDS encoding S26 family signal peptidase: MSAAAVAVAGALPCAALLLCAARARLVQVRVSGGSMAPTLAPGDRILMVRRAVRPGDRGAVVLLKPPPGATRGPGLGPWRVKRLVALAGDPVPEAVRAAHGLPEGSTVPPGEVVVLGDNPRSEDSRRWRRVPAGLVIAVARNSPAPPDPRLPATGAGYPSPGGRPG, from the coding sequence GTGAGCGCCGCCGCCGTGGCCGTGGCGGGTGCGCTGCCGTGTGCCGCGCTGCTGCTGTGCGCCGCCCGGGCGCGGCTCGTTCAGGTCCGGGTGTCCGGCGGCAGCATGGCGCCGACGCTGGCGCCCGGGGACCGGATCCTCATGGTCCGCCGCGCCGTGCGCCCCGGGGACCGTGGCGCGGTGGTCCTGCTCAAGCCGCCGCCGGGCGCGACCCGCGGCCCCGGCCTCGGACCCTGGCGGGTCAAGCGCCTCGTCGCGCTCGCCGGCGACCCGGTGCCGGAGGCCGTCCGCGCGGCGCACGGCCTGCCGGAGGGCAGCACGGTACCCCCGGGCGAGGTGGTGGTCCTCGGGGACAACCCGCGCAGCGAGGACAGCCGGCGGTGGCGGCGGGTGCCGGCCGGGCTCGTCATCGCCGTCGCCCGGAACTCACCCGCGCCGCCGGATCCTCGACTTCCGGCGACCGGCGCCGGTTATCCTTCCCCCGGGGGTCGACCGGGGTGA
- a CDS encoding RES family NAD+ phosphorylase codes for MGRHDPPVDYDGHPHALLLPAGSVLWRVHSRHRPAEAFKPYRREYALGRFDGGDDDPYGTLYLASDEVTAVAEVLMRGLPYGRTGHRFVPYDAVRGRRLSAVRVTAELRLIDLVRGAALGAVCQDDWLIYCAESEFDKTRRWASWLRAQDGLAAGMMWTTRRNLVNRSVVLFADRGAALEPASLPAVDLDSGPGLDWLNEHLRQFRTSVNRPGPAW; via the coding sequence ATGGGACGACACGACCCGCCCGTCGACTACGACGGACACCCCCACGCCCTCCTGCTCCCCGCCGGGTCGGTGCTGTGGCGGGTGCATTCCCGGCATCGGCCGGCCGAGGCGTTCAAGCCCTACCGGCGCGAGTACGCCTTAGGCCGCTTCGACGGCGGCGACGACGACCCGTACGGCACCCTGTACCTGGCCTCCGACGAGGTCACCGCGGTGGCCGAGGTGCTGATGCGCGGCCTGCCGTACGGACGCACCGGCCACAGGTTCGTGCCGTACGACGCCGTGCGGGGCCGGCGGCTGTCGGCCGTGCGCGTCACCGCGGAGCTGCGGCTCATCGACCTGGTCCGGGGCGCGGCGCTGGGCGCCGTCTGCCAGGACGACTGGCTGATCTACTGCGCGGAGAGCGAGTTCGACAAGACCCGGCGCTGGGCGTCCTGGCTGCGCGCCCAGGACGGGCTCGCCGCCGGGATGATGTGGACGACGCGCCGCAACCTCGTCAACCGCAGCGTCGTCCTGTTCGCCGACAGGGGCGCAGCCCTGGAACCCGCCTCCCTCCCCGCGGTCGACCTGGACAGCGGCCCCGGCCTCGACTGGCTCAACGAGCACCTGCGCCAGTTCCGCACCTCGGTGAACCGCCCCGGCCCGGCCTGGTGA